The nucleotide sequence aaaaggatattgtcctgtaagcgtggtcgtggtggtcatttgcctgatgttatttttcactattaacggcataccttcctctttataatgaaataaacatccgatcatttatgtatattaaaaaactacATTTTCTTTGTGTTATCATCGGAGGGCGACGCAGGTGAGAGGTGAaaaaatgtggggcctccacggtcgctccgatgatatattttaaagaaaaagaaaataaagaggCGTGTGAGTTTCGAGttattataagtttttattaatatttggatgtatgtagatataaatGTATCAATatcatacaatatataataacacggagttatgtatgtattaatataatacaatacaagaTGGTATGGAATTATAATTACCTTTgtcggctgacacgtcctgatccTTGTGTTAGAAAAATCGcagtgaaaatgaaatttaaaattaaggcGAAAGTAACCCCGCCGAACAGCGTTTAACACAGTAAACGTTTTAAGGTTAACGGCCttaacgttgcagcgactggaatcGGTGGTttgcaacagtcggaacggtaggcgcagttaacATTAGGATGGCTAAACATTTATTATActttagggtgtggcctaaacactttgaatatcaaaataacaccctatattgtcacagcaaatattttgcgcaaagcTAAAGTTTTTTACGTACTACGCAGGgcgtacgaataaattgtgtgaccactgtatgtTTATTTGAATCACACTTGAATATGCAATGAATTACACTTTTCTAAGAAtttctttgatattttattgtttctcTTTTCTAAAAATACTCATTATATTCATTGATAAACATTTATTTGATTCTAAATGTTGCTGGAGTTTACAAGATTCAcaactttgtttgttttcaatattGACTTCAACTCTACAaactatacataaatattaaatttgtttataatatgCATTACAATGTAAACTACAATATACCTCACATAAaactgtaaaattatttttaaaaagtaaaagtaatatacaatagtcataattcgtttttttcttcttataatttatttttaaatgaagtacCATCGCACACATTCACAAATTCtattttacaaatacatattaTAAAAGTAACACTGCTACTTTATACAGTTTGATTTATCGTCATCTTTGGAGTCATCTTCGCTTAATTTGTTGGCTTATTTAGTACGTTTGTTTGTATCTTTACATTTCTGACAATCTCATTAATGGTATGGacatttttaaatgcttttcaaTCGTTTTCCACCGCTTAAAAATACCAAACCTAACCTCATTCTTACTCTACTAGCAagcatttatttgttgttgttttagtttttgcttAGTACTACTTGATAATTTTGTCTTTGCATGAAAACAGAATGCGCAAGTTTTAGGCAGTTGtacaattttcttgttttttgtttttgtataaataattaatataagatAAGGTAGTGctgtattataatataaaattgaaatatttcgatTGCTTCATACTTCGTGGACGCAACTAGCTTTGAAGGTTCATGTACAAATTTCACGAAAGGACACAAATTGGACATTCGAGGccgaaagttaaaaaaatgtatagatatAACTGCAAAAtgcacttttttaaattataactaaaatcacgcaaaatacaaaagtaattgaGTAatagattcattacagcaagCAACGCaactgaaatataattttcGCCTGTAAATAAGCATTTTCTTATATCTAAATTGCGCCATTGCGTTGATTCTTTAACAGCATTACCTCGATTGCTATTTTGCGcacatatttataaacaaaaattgcaaagcgcaaaaccaattaaaaaaaaaaaaataacggacGACAAGTATCTAAGAAAAGAAACCCGTCGCGCTTAAATAGTAAAATTATTAGGATgttaaaatattaacaatagcacaattatttatgtatgcacgcaTTATACGTATATGTATTGTTAGCCCATCTCAAGAGTAGGTAATCTGTGGGTGATGGTGTACAGCATTTACATGTATTTACGTTCATATATATTTCCATGGCACTCCAGAGCTGAATTAGTGCGCGCTTAACTCCTCTTAAGCATGCCTATTTCAGTTGCTAGTTTTGCTCTTGTCTAACgccgcttcttcttcttccaacTGCTTAATTTCCTTGAGTATCTCCTTTTTTCGCTTCACTTTGTCTAGTTGATCTTTTTCGGGTTTTTTGAGCTCACCACTTTTAATACGCTGTTCGATAGTTTCAATCTCTCGTAGTTTTTTGCGTagctttttcattttctttgacGCTTCTTGCCCATCATCTGGCTGCACTTTTAAAGTGCTTTGTAAATCGTTCGCCAGATTCGCTACTGCTTCGTTGACGTTTGCACCTGATGTCGTTACTTTATTAGTGTTAGCATTCGCTTTTGGTAATGCTGCTTTAGTAGTATCACTGTTGGCTAGTACCAGCAAGCCAGGTGATTGAGTTTGCTTTGGTTTTTTATTGTTCCCACTCCCCGCTTTTGAAGCTGGTTGATTATCCTCCTGTTTTGCCAACTTTTTGGCTTTGGCGCGTTCCTGCTTTTCACGCTCCTTTTTGGTCTGCTCGGCGACTAGGGGACACATGCCAGGCGGTAGTGTGCTCTTACGTTGTGCAAACTGTTTGCCTTTGCTCTCGTACAAGGGCACCTCTTCCTGCGGCACATAGCCATCTTTGACCCGGCGAGCTTTCCGCCAAGTACCATCCGGTCTTTGAGTCGCTGGTATAAATTTGCCATCACTGTCGGTCAGGTAAGTCGTCatcttttcacaatttttaaaatttattcttaaattgcaaaaaatcacAATATCGACGGTAATTGCCTATTTTTCTGCACTCAAATAGCGCAAGTTAAATGTCAAACGTAAATGTCACATTGTATATCGCGTAACGTTGCCACATAGCTTCGGCatgtgattttattgaaattgttgAGTGATGTACTGAGTTGGTAGATGGCGCTACTAATGAGTTGGAAAACTATGAAAATTACCGACGGCGATGTAAgtgcagaagaaaaaaaaaacgtctaGGAAGAgttaatagtttttaaaattttcgtaaaatttaagCCAAAAGAGGAAATACGCGGACGAAATTCATTAATTTcttcgagaaatatttttgtatattggtCTGCATTTTCACCATTCCCAAAAGGCTAAGTTAGGTTAAACGGCTGCCGGGGAGAGGGGGCTCActtgaacaaaaatttcaaatttttccgtCGTCATACCAGACGGGGGAGGGGAGGGAAAGGTACCAGACAGgtggaaaaaaggaagaaggagcTTGGATTataggatgacgaccaacagtggtgatttacgtttgtattaaccgcttcaagctactgatgaatttcaccagatgtgtgatatttaaatccGCAATACCCGccggtgtagcgaaaaagtgagaggcCAGATGTTTAAACGTTTGCCTGgctagagcagggcagctgagaagaaggtgctgcgATGATTCTAGCTCGTCctttagacagcttctgcatGGACACGTAAAAGGGCATTGTCCGGTACGGtaacctaccaaattcgatagcTGCTGCTTTgctagccttagaagttctctcGAACGCCCCCGATCTACCGGTGGTCAGAAGGATCTCttgactttgcacgtttgtgtACTAGCCCatcgctcgctgagttgactcgaggcccatctttccagtaaCAGACCACTTGTTCTCAAGGAAACTCCAATACTCTCATATTGCGATGAAGCCATCTCAAGGGTGCCCTGTCTAACCAGCTCATCAgctccctctatgccgctgtgaccgggaacccaaatgagcataatatcgaagtatttcgATGCAATCGAAGGGGAAGCCAGGCAGTCCGCGACTAATtccgaacgcacaaacaacgaggcTAAGgttctaattgccgcttggctggcGGGGTAGATGTTTAGCTCCTTTACAGTAAAAGCGAGCAACTAATTCacagcttccttaattgcggccgCTTGGAAAACACCAAAAGCCGGGCTCGATGAAAACAATTGGAGAGCGCCGCTTTGCGGTTACAACGGCCCAAACCAGTCCCTGTGCGGGTGCTGCCTTCTGGTatccaatcgatgactcaaattcttgtatgaaTAGTGgtcagtcaaataaaccctatcgtttagggagtttacgaattgcttattttgaaaaattgtatcctcagaaacacaatgttcggaaattgacccctttcggccaagcgaagcaactccttcactctctcaagtccgacttgttgctgctttggtgt is from Anastrepha ludens isolate Willacy chromosome 4, idAnaLude1.1, whole genome shotgun sequence and encodes:
- the LOC128859783 gene encoding partner of Y14 and mago; protein product: MTTYLTDSDGKFIPATQRPDGTWRKARRVKDGYVPQEEVPLYESKGKQFAQRKSTLPPGMCPLVAEQTKKEREKQERAKAKKLAKQEDNQPASKAGSGNNKKPKQTQSPGLLVLANSDTTKAALPKANANTNKVTTSGANVNEAVANLANDLQSTLKVQPDDGQEASKKMKKLRKKLREIETIEQRIKSGELKKPEKDQLDKVKRKKEILKEIKQLEEEEAALDKSKTSN